Proteins from a single region of Chlorocebus sabaeus isolate Y175 chromosome 25, mChlSab1.0.hap1, whole genome shotgun sequence:
- the MAP1LC3C gene encoding microtubule-associated protein 1 light chain 3 gamma, with translation MPPPQKIPSVRPFKQRKSLAIRQEEVAGIRAKFPNKIPVVVERYPRETFLPLLDKTKFLVPQELTMTQFLSIIRSRMVLRATEAFYLLVNNKSLVSTSVTMAEIYRDYKDEDGFVYMTYASQETFGCLESAAPRDGSSLEDRPCSPL, from the exons ATGCCGCCTCCACAGAAAATCCCAAGCGTCAGACCTTTCAAGCAGAGGAAGAGCTTGG caatcagacaagaggaaGTTGCTGGAATCCGGGCAAAGTTCCCCAACAAGATCCCG GTGGTAGTGGAGCGCTACCCCAGGGAGACGTTCCTGCCCCTGCTGGACAAAACCAAGTTCCTGGTCCCGCAGGAGCTGACCATGACCCAGTTCCTCAGCATCATCCG GAGCCGCATGGTCCTGAGAGCCACGGAAGCCTTTTACTTGCTGGTGAACAACAAGAGCCTGGTCAGCACGAGCGTAACCATGGCAGAGATCTACAGAGACTACAAGGATGAGGATGGCTTTGTGTACATGACCTACGCCTCCCAGGAGACGTTTGGCTGCCTGGAGTCAGCAGCCCCCAGGGATGGGAGCAGCCTTGAGGACAGACCCTGTAGTCCTCTCTAG